The Lycium ferocissimum isolate CSIRO_LF1 chromosome 10, AGI_CSIRO_Lferr_CH_V1, whole genome shotgun sequence genome window below encodes:
- the LOC132035155 gene encoding transmembrane emp24 domain-containing protein p24delta9-like, with product MMIWRSNTLSLVLILILFVTQIQSLRFELESGHTKCIAEEIKGHAMTVGKYHIINPNDGHPLPDTHKVTVRVTSEHGNDHAHHYAENVHEGHFSFETAEAADYHTCFTAADHKPSVKLTVDFEWKSGVAAKDWTNVAKKASVEAMELELKHMLEIVQGVHDEMFYLREREEEMQDLNRDTSSKLAWMTGLSILVCLSVAGLQLWHLKTFFEKKKLI from the exons atgatgatttggagaagtAATACATTATCTCTTGTTCTAATCTTGATACTTTTTGTTACCCAAATTCAATCTTTAAGGTTTGAACTAGAATCAGGTCATACAAAATGTATAGCTGAAGAAATCAAAGGCCATGCAATGACTGTTGGAAAGTATCATATCATTAACCCAAATGATGGTCACCCTTTGCCTGATACCCACAAAGTCACTGTCAgg GTAACGTCCGAACATGGGAATGACCATGCCCATCACTACGCTGAAAATGTTCACGAGGGGCATTTTTCTTTTGAGACTGCGGAAGCTGCAGATTATCACACTTGCTTTACTGCTGCAGATCACAAGCCTTCGGTTAAGTTGACTGTTGATTTTGAGTGGAAATCAGGTGTTGCAGCTAAGGACTGGACAAATGTTGCCAAGAAAGCCTCTGTTGAG GCAATGGAATTAGAACTAAAGCATATGCTCGAGATTGTTCAAGGCGTCCATGATGAGATGTTTTATCTCCGAGAAAG GGAAGAAGAAATGCAGGATCTGAACAGAGATACCAGCTCTAAATTGGCTTGGATGACTGGCCTATCAATTCTTGTATGCTTGTCTGTGGCAGGTTTGCAGCTGTGGCACTTGAAGACTTTCTTTGAAAAGAAGAAGCTTATTTAA